A window of the Deinococcus malanensis genome harbors these coding sequences:
- a CDS encoding L-lactate MFS transporter, whose amino-acid sequence MSFLDREHSVAPPGYNRWLVPPAALALHLSIGQIYAYSVFNKPLADHGGWSLLALGVIFQIALAMLGASAAIFGKWVERVGPRRTMFTAALFFGGGFLVAALGVATKQLWLIYLGNGVLGGIGLGLGYISPVSTLIKWFPDRPGVATGMAIMGFGGGAMIASPLSVIMMNNFGGGVPANGITQTFVVLGLVYFVFMMFGAFTIRVPRPGWAPAGYDVNSANAPGHGMITRANVAVDTAMRTPQFWLLFAVLFLNVTAGIGILGQASVMIQEMFSDTTGGRTAVSAAAAAGFVGLLSLFNMGGRFFWSSLSDRIGRKTTYAIFFSLGAILYFLIPITGNIGNVALFVIASAIILTMYGGGFATIPAYLRDMFGTMNVGAIHGRLLLAWSAAAIVGPYLVNGLRQSQIDAGVPPAEAYNLTMLIMVGLLVVGFICNLLIRPVDPKFHYNEANTAPGLPGAASTATRTSGD is encoded by the coding sequence ATGTCCTTTCTAGACCGTGAACACAGCGTCGCGCCGCCCGGTTACAACCGCTGGCTGGTCCCGCCTGCCGCCCTGGCCCTGCACCTGTCCATCGGGCAGATCTATGCCTACAGCGTGTTCAACAAGCCCCTGGCGGACCATGGAGGCTGGAGCCTGCTGGCGCTGGGGGTCATCTTCCAGATCGCGCTGGCCATGCTGGGGGCCTCAGCGGCCATCTTCGGCAAGTGGGTCGAGCGCGTCGGGCCCCGGCGCACCATGTTCACCGCCGCCCTCTTCTTCGGCGGTGGTTTTCTGGTGGCGGCCCTGGGCGTGGCCACCAAGCAGCTGTGGCTCATCTACCTGGGCAACGGGGTTCTGGGCGGCATCGGGCTGGGACTGGGGTACATCTCCCCGGTGTCGACCCTGATCAAGTGGTTTCCCGACCGTCCGGGTGTGGCGACCGGCATGGCCATCATGGGCTTTGGCGGCGGCGCCATGATCGCCTCGCCGCTGTCGGTCATCATGATGAACAACTTCGGCGGTGGTGTCCCGGCCAATGGCATCACGCAGACCTTCGTGGTGCTGGGATTGGTCTACTTCGTGTTCATGATGTTTGGTGCCTTCACCATCCGGGTGCCGCGCCCCGGCTGGGCGCCGGCTGGTTATGACGTGAATAGCGCCAATGCACCGGGCCACGGCATGATCACCCGCGCCAACGTAGCGGTCGACACGGCTATGCGCACGCCGCAGTTCTGGCTGCTGTTTGCCGTGCTGTTCCTGAACGTTACGGCGGGCATCGGGATTCTGGGGCAGGCGTCGGTGATGATTCAGGAGATGTTCTCTGACACCACGGGAGGACGCACTGCCGTTAGTGCCGCCGCTGCCGCCGGATTTGTGGGCCTGCTGAGCCTGTTCAACATGGGGGGGCGCTTTTTCTGGTCCTCGCTGTCTGACCGCATCGGCCGCAAGACCACCTATGCCATCTTCTTCTCGCTGGGCGCCATTCTGTACTTCCTGATTCCGATTACCGGAAACATAGGGAACGTCGCGCTGTTTGTGATCGCTTCGGCCATCATCCTGACCATGTACGGCGGCGGCTTTGCTACCATTCCTGCCTACCTGCGCGACATGTTCGGGACTATGAATGTGGGCGCCATCCACGGTCGTCTCCTGCTGGCCTGGTCTGCGGCCGCCATCGTCGGTCCTTACCTGGTCAACGGCCTGCGCCAGTCGCAGATTGATGCGGGCGTGCCGCCGGCTGAGGCCTACAACCTCACCATGCTGATCATGGTAGGTCTGCTGGTGGTGGGCTTTATCTGCAACCTGCTGATCCGCCCGGTAGACCCCAAGTTCCACTACAACGAGGCGAACACGGCCCCTGGTCTGCCAGGCGCTGCGTCCACCGCCACCCGTACCTCAGGAGACTGA
- a CDS encoding MFS transporter small subunit has translation MTTQNKEETAAPGAMIKMVLAWLLVGIPLAWGVAQTVLKALPLFQ, from the coding sequence ATGACGACGCAGAACAAGGAAGAGACGGCCGCCCCTGGAGCAATGATCAAGATGGTGCTGGCCTGGCTGCTGGTCGGGATTCCCCTGGCCTGGGGCGTGGCCCAGACCGTGCTGAAAGCGCTTCCGCTATTTCAGTAA
- the fdhD gene encoding formate dehydrogenase accessory sulfurtransferase FdhD, with translation MPETPAQRPVLRYTAGQLTAATDQVVIEEPLEIRLIHGGEEQTVAVTMRTPGADHELATGFLYAEGAIRDAADVLSLSPWREGDVEAPNVLRVELRSGFAAMRSLSRHTFTSSACGVCGTGSIERLAVRAVPAIWTQPPLTADIIRDLPAQLHAAQPLFAATGGLHAAGLFTAGGECLAVREDVGRHNAVDKLIGWALGQGLLPLSDHLLAVSSRAGFEIVQKAALAGVPVVCAVSAPTSLAIEVAESFGITLAGFVRGERFNLYSVPHRVNSGGRALDSPS, from the coding sequence CTGCCGGAGACACCAGCCCAGCGTCCTGTCCTGAGATACACGGCAGGGCAGCTGACGGCCGCCACCGATCAGGTGGTTATAGAAGAGCCGCTGGAGATCCGTCTGATTCATGGTGGTGAAGAGCAGACGGTGGCTGTGACCATGCGGACTCCTGGGGCCGACCACGAGCTGGCGACCGGATTTCTCTACGCCGAGGGTGCCATCCGGGACGCGGCAGATGTACTGAGCCTGTCTCCCTGGCGGGAAGGTGACGTGGAGGCCCCCAATGTGCTGCGCGTCGAACTGCGCTCCGGATTCGCGGCCATGCGCAGCCTGTCGCGCCATACCTTCACCAGCAGCGCATGCGGCGTGTGCGGCACCGGCAGCATCGAGCGGCTGGCGGTGCGCGCCGTGCCGGCCATCTGGACGCAGCCTCCACTGACTGCCGACATCATCCGTGACCTGCCCGCGCAACTGCATGCGGCTCAGCCACTGTTCGCGGCCACAGGTGGTCTGCACGCTGCCGGACTGTTCACGGCCGGCGGCGAGTGTCTGGCCGTGCGAGAGGACGTGGGTCGGCACAACGCCGTGGACAAGCTGATCGGCTGGGCTCTGGGTCAGGGACTGCTCCCCCTGAGCGACCACCTGCTGGCGGTGAGCAGCCGTGCCGGCTTCGAAATTGTGCAGAAGGCAGCTCTGGCTGGTGTGCCGGTCGTCTGTGCCGTCTCCGCCCCCACCAGCCTGGCCATCGAAGTGGCCGAGAGCTTCGGCATCACCCTGGCCGGTTTCGTGCGGGGAGAGCGGTTCAACCTGTACAGCGTCCCTCACCGGGTGAATTCAGGCGGCCGGGCCCTGGATTCCCCGTCCTGA